In Rhodospirillum rubrum ATCC 11170, a genomic segment contains:
- a CDS encoding glutathione S-transferase family protein, which produces MRLIGMMDSPYVRRLAVSLRLLDLPFTHEPLSVFRDFEAFARVNPVVKAPTLVTDEGVVLMDSTLILEYVERLVAPGLRLAPEDLGAYAQAQKVIGLALAAAEKAVQIVYERMLRPEAIRHQPWIDRVQGQMAQALALLEAEIGPQGAWLFGERPLQADITTAVVWRFVREMLPEAPPEADTPKLTALSARAEALPAFRACPFS; this is translated from the coding sequence ATGCGCTTGATCGGAATGATGGATTCGCCTTATGTCCGGCGGCTCGCGGTGTCGCTCAGGCTTCTTGATCTGCCCTTCACCCATGAGCCTTTGTCGGTCTTTCGCGATTTCGAGGCCTTCGCCCGCGTCAACCCGGTGGTCAAGGCGCCAACCCTGGTGACCGACGAGGGGGTGGTGCTGATGGACTCCACGCTGATCCTTGAGTATGTCGAGCGTCTGGTCGCTCCGGGTCTGCGGTTGGCGCCCGAGGATCTGGGCGCCTATGCCCAGGCCCAGAAGGTGATCGGTCTGGCCCTGGCGGCGGCCGAGAAGGCGGTTCAGATCGTTTACGAGCGCATGCTGCGCCCCGAAGCGATCCGCCATCAACCGTGGATTGACCGAGTTCAGGGGCAGATGGCCCAGGCACTCGCCCTGCTCGAAGCCGAGATCGGCCCCCAGGGCGCTTGGCTGTTTGGCGAGCGGCCGCTGCAGGCCGATATCACCACCGCCGTGGTCTGGCGGTTCGTTCGCGAAATGCTGCCCGAAGCGCCGCCGGAAGCCGACACCCCGAAGCTGACGGCGCTTTCCGCCCGGGCCGAGGCCCTGCCGGCCTTCCGCGCCTGTCCCTTCAGCTAA
- a CDS encoding outer membrane protein: MPRVLALLTLTGALFVGGCSNLSPTQQRMLTGGAIGTGVGAVGTALTGGCVACGAAIGGAVGVGAGYVVDKM, translated from the coding sequence ATGCCCCGCGTTCTTGCCCTTCTTACCCTAACCGGCGCGCTTTTCGTCGGCGGATGCTCGAACCTGTCGCCCACCCAGCAACGGATGTTGACGGGTGGGGCGATCGGCACCGGGGTGGGCGCCGTCGGCACGGCGCTGACCGGCGGCTGCGTGGCCTGTGGCGCGGCCATCGGCGGCGCCGTTGGCGTCGGCGCCGGCTATGTGGTCGACAAGATGTAA
- a CDS encoding BMP family lipoprotein: protein MIDRRRLMTGLAGLPLVAALAALGGRAQAGDEEAAPASAEGGAHKAGPPRIAVVYSSSVAGKLDKSFNQSASEGVEAARGVLEATIREYLPTEPQEEPEMIERAAGEADLVITIGYGLHGFALASAPRHPAARFTVIDAEVDRPAFQSVTFREQEGAFLAGLLAAGVSRTGRLGFLGGMPTPGIERFRKGYTAGARHGGAGGTIVLEKMIGTTQAGFQNPFAGMLEAEALIAAGADVIFAAAGRSGLGAYQAACDSGVLAIGVDSNQNYLFPGTMLTSVIKRVDTAVLQAAASFASGQWLPGPLSLGLREEGMGLALDHHNRPLIPTDLWQRVDAAREAIVTGRLVVET, encoded by the coding sequence ATGATCGACCGCCGTCGCTTGATGACCGGCCTTGCCGGCCTGCCGCTTGTCGCCGCCTTGGCCGCGCTCGGAGGCCGGGCGCAAGCGGGCGACGAGGAAGCGGCGCCCGCCTCGGCCGAAGGCGGCGCACACAAGGCCGGCCCTCCCCGTATCGCCGTGGTCTATTCCTCTTCGGTGGCCGGCAAGCTTGACAAAAGCTTCAACCAATCCGCTTCCGAGGGCGTCGAGGCGGCGCGTGGGGTTCTCGAGGCGACCATCCGCGAGTACCTGCCGACGGAGCCCCAGGAAGAACCCGAGATGATCGAGCGCGCCGCCGGCGAAGCCGATCTGGTCATCACCATCGGCTATGGCCTGCACGGCTTCGCCCTCGCCAGCGCGCCGCGCCACCCGGCGGCGCGCTTCACCGTGATCGATGCCGAGGTCGACCGCCCGGCCTTCCAGTCGGTCACCTTTCGCGAACAAGAGGGGGCGTTTCTGGCCGGACTCCTGGCCGCCGGGGTCAGCCGCACCGGACGGCTGGGGTTCTTGGGCGGCATGCCGACGCCGGGGATCGAGCGCTTCCGCAAAGGATACACCGCCGGCGCGCGCCATGGCGGCGCCGGCGGCACGATCGTTTTGGAAAAGATGATCGGGACCACCCAGGCCGGCTTCCAAAACCCCTTCGCCGGCATGCTCGAAGCCGAAGCGCTGATCGCGGCGGGGGCCGATGTGATCTTCGCCGCCGCCGGACGCTCGGGCCTGGGGGCCTATCAGGCGGCCTGTGACAGCGGCGTTCTGGCCATCGGCGTCGACAGCAATCAGAATTACCTGTTCCCCGGCACGATGTTGACCAGCGTCATCAAGCGGGTCGACACCGCGGTGCTTCAGGCCGCCGCCTCCTTCGCCTCGGGGCAATGGCTGCCCGGTCCGCTCTCGCTCGGCCTGCGCGAGGAGGGCATGGGATTGGCCCTGGACCATCACAATCGCCCGCTGATCCCCACCGACCTCTGGCAACGGGTCGATGCGGCGCGCGAGGCCATCGTCACCGGCCGGCTGGTGGTGGAAACCTGA
- a CDS encoding putative bifunctional diguanylate cyclase/phosphodiesterase codes for MEPSIQDLRSSASATDPKRPRRLRLGIGTHLWIAFLSIGALSTVVTLIAFNSYNQATATFKAITHDRLPAIVAVAKLADDSNALLTTLPHVVLVDSAGTLSEHWRDVAEAEERLNRSIAAVEALPAPNTRLTDFSDLSGRISAQLQILLSALQEARGAQRDILDLATQMDLLHQKVRLLMADAGTQGRIPPDSLYLATRLLSLLGEVLASDDANDIAVNAGRIDQSLQRLQASISAKPNDAIAEMNNTLIAIGSGPNGLVARKRLALRAGAVAKDRLRDVRALSRQIGERVQGMLGDTMIAVDADRQATEKQLHLSKILLAATSATGLLGAILIAWLYVGRAIVARLDRLSYGMREIADGHLKGSLPIGGKDEIGEMARAVSVFRDAMERIDYLASNDSLTGLLNRHGFLAGGERLLARGQRRGWLISINLRRFKDVNQMFGHQTGDTILGEVADRLRRLAGPEDLVARLGGDDFALLALDPDDEGRALALCRNILAALRPAIVIGHASLDIEACIGFAGWPEDAEDQGSLLRRAELAMQQAKNDPGDPICRYRSALSEDLEVRSQVRKDLRAGIIAGELRLLYQPKVDLRSGRVVGMEALVRWNHPRHGLIPPARFIPVAETSGLIIPLGEWVLEECCRQLRLWRDDGMSDLKGSVNMSPVQVFSQDVAALVAEALHTTGLPAEALEIEITEGVFVHDEQRARRRLEGLRALGVGLAIDDFGTGYSALAYLKRLPATSLKIDQSFIREVTDQPEQARLCRAIIGVGHDFGLTVVAEGIETAEHLAFLRAEGCDFGQGYYFAKPLEAQDFAKVLRDQPWLTGDAAQ; via the coding sequence ATGGAGCCATCCATCCAAGACCTGCGGTCCTCCGCCAGCGCGACCGATCCCAAACGCCCCCGACGCCTGCGCCTGGGCATTGGCACCCATCTCTGGATCGCCTTTCTCTCCATCGGCGCGCTGTCCACCGTGGTGACGCTGATCGCCTTTAATTCCTATAATCAGGCGACCGCCACCTTCAAAGCGATCACCCATGACCGTCTGCCGGCGATCGTGGCGGTGGCGAAGCTCGCCGACGACAGCAACGCCCTGCTGACCACCTTGCCCCATGTCGTTCTCGTCGACAGCGCCGGCACCTTAAGCGAGCATTGGCGCGATGTGGCCGAGGCCGAAGAGCGCCTGAACCGTTCGATCGCCGCCGTCGAGGCCCTGCCCGCCCCCAACACCCGCCTTACGGATTTCAGCGATTTGTCGGGGCGCATTTCGGCGCAGCTGCAAATCCTGCTGTCCGCCCTTCAGGAAGCCCGCGGCGCCCAGCGCGACATCCTTGATCTGGCGACCCAGATGGATCTCCTCCATCAGAAGGTTCGCCTGCTGATGGCCGATGCCGGAACCCAGGGCCGCATCCCCCCGGACTCGCTGTATCTGGCCACGCGCCTTTTGTCCTTGCTGGGCGAGGTTCTGGCCAGCGACGACGCCAACGATATCGCCGTCAATGCCGGTCGGATCGATCAATCGCTCCAGCGCCTGCAAGCCAGCATCTCGGCCAAGCCCAACGACGCCATCGCCGAGATGAACAATACCCTGATCGCCATCGGCTCCGGCCCGAATGGACTGGTCGCGCGCAAGCGTCTCGCCCTGCGCGCCGGCGCCGTCGCCAAGGACCGCCTGCGCGACGTGCGGGCCCTGTCGCGCCAGATCGGCGAGCGGGTTCAGGGCATGTTGGGCGACACCATGATCGCCGTCGACGCCGATCGACAGGCGACGGAGAAACAGCTTCACCTGTCGAAGATCCTGCTGGCGGCGACAAGCGCCACGGGGCTTCTTGGCGCCATCCTCATCGCCTGGCTCTACGTCGGGCGGGCGATCGTCGCCCGCCTCGACCGGCTTTCCTATGGCATGCGGGAAATCGCCGATGGTCACCTCAAGGGATCGCTCCCCATCGGCGGGAAAGACGAAATCGGCGAGATGGCCCGCGCCGTATCGGTCTTTCGCGACGCCATGGAGCGCATTGATTATCTGGCCAGCAACGACAGCCTGACCGGCCTGCTCAACCGCCACGGCTTTCTCGCCGGGGGGGAACGCCTGCTGGCGCGCGGGCAGCGTCGGGGTTGGCTGATCAGCATCAACCTGCGGCGCTTCAAGGACGTCAATCAGATGTTCGGGCATCAGACCGGCGACACCATCCTGGGCGAGGTCGCCGATCGCCTGCGCCGACTCGCCGGGCCCGAGGATCTGGTGGCCCGGCTCGGCGGCGATGATTTCGCCCTGCTCGCCCTCGACCCCGATGACGAAGGCCGGGCCCTGGCGTTATGCCGAAACATTCTCGCCGCCTTGCGGCCGGCGATCGTCATCGGTCACGCCTCGCTCGATATCGAAGCCTGCATCGGCTTTGCCGGTTGGCCCGAGGACGCCGAGGATCAGGGAAGCCTGCTGCGCCGCGCCGAACTGGCGATGCAACAGGCCAAGAACGATCCCGGCGACCCGATCTGCCGCTATCGCTCGGCGTTGAGCGAGGATCTCGAGGTCCGCTCGCAGGTTCGCAAGGATCTGCGCGCGGGCATCATCGCCGGAGAGTTGCGCCTGCTCTACCAGCCCAAGGTCGATCTGCGCAGCGGCCGGGTGGTGGGCATGGAGGCTCTGGTCCGTTGGAACCATCCCCGGCACGGCCTCATCCCCCCGGCCCGCTTCATCCCGGTGGCCGAAACCTCGGGCCTCATCATCCCCCTTGGCGAATGGGTCCTGGAGGAATGCTGCCGGCAATTGCGCCTCTGGCGCGATGACGGCATGAGCGATCTGAAGGGGTCGGTCAACATGTCGCCGGTCCAGGTCTTCAGCCAGGATGTGGCCGCCCTGGTCGCCGAGGCCCTGCACACCACCGGCCTGCCGGCCGAGGCCTTGGAAATCGAGATCACCGAAGGCGTCTTCGTCCATGACGAGCAGCGCGCCCGCCGGCGGCTGGAAGGCTTGCGCGCCCTGGGCGTCGGACTGGCCATCGATGATTTCGGCACCGGCTACTCGGCGCTCGCCTATCTCAAACGCCTGCCCGCCACCTCGCTGAAGATCGACCAAAGCTTCATCCGCGAAGTGACCGACCAACCCGAACAGGCCCGGCTGTGTCGGGCGATCATCGGCGTCGGCCATGATTTCGGGCTGACGGTGGTGGCCGAGGGCATCGAGACCGCCGAGCATTTGGCCTTTTTGCGCGCCGAAGGCTGTGATTTCGGCCAGGGTTACTATTTCGCCAAGCCGCTCGAGGCCCAAGATTTCGCCAAGGTGCTGCGTGACCAGCCCTGGCTGACCGGGGATGCCGCCCAATGA